The Nocardia sp. NBC_00508 nucleotide sequence TGTTCTTCATGACGGGCACCGACGAGCACGGTCAGAAGATGCAGCAGGCCGCGACCGCCGAGGGCATCCCGGTGGAGGAGCTCGCGGCGCGCAACTCCGATGTGTTCGAGGCGCTGGACAAGACGCTCGACATCTCCCTCGACCGGTTCATCCGGACCACCGACGCGGACCACCAGGTGGCCAGCGCGGCGATCTGGGAGCGGATGCTCGCCAACGGCGACATCTACCTGGGCAACTACTCGGGCTGGTACTCGGTGCGCGACGAGGCGTTCTACGCCGACGAGGAGACCACGGTGCTGGAGGACGGCACTCGCGTCTCCACCGAGTCCAAGACGCCGGTCACCTGGACGGAGGAGTCCAACTATTTCTTCCGGCTCTCGGCCTACCAGGACAAGCTGCTCGCGCTCTACGGTGAGCATCCCGAATTCATCGCGCCCGCAACGCGTCGCAACGAGATCGTCAGCTACGTCAAGGCGGGGCTGAAGGATCTGTCCATCTCGCGCACCACCTTCGACTGGGGCGTGCCGGTGCCCGGCCATCCGGATCACGTCATGTACGTGTGGGTGGACGCGCTGACCAACTACATCACCGGCGTCGGCTTCCCGGACACCGAATCCGCCGCGTTCCGCAGGTTCTGGCCCGCCGACGTGCACATCATCGGCAAGGACATCACCCGGTTCCACACGGTGTATTGGCCCGCGTTCCTGATGTCGGCCGGCGTGGAGCTGCCGAAACGCGTCTTCGTGCACGGGTTCCTGTACAACAAGGGCGAGAAGATGTCCAAGTCGGTCGGCAACGTGGTCGACCCGCTGGAGCTGGTAGAGAACTACGGCTTGGACGCGGTGCGCTTCTTCCTGCTGCGCGAGATCTCCTACGGCCAGGACGGCAGCTACAGCCATGAGGCGATCGTGGGCCGGATCAACAGCGACTTGGCCAACGAGTTCGGCAATCTGGTGCAGCGCAGCACCAAGCTGGTCGCGCGGGACTGCGGCGGCGTGGT carries:
- the metG gene encoding methionine--tRNA ligase gives rise to the protein MSEADRPAFYITTAIAYPNGAPHIGHAYEYISADAIARFKRLDGYDVFFMTGTDEHGQKMQQAATAEGIPVEELAARNSDVFEALDKTLDISLDRFIRTTDADHQVASAAIWERMLANGDIYLGNYSGWYSVRDEAFYADEETTVLEDGTRVSTESKTPVTWTEESNYFFRLSAYQDKLLALYGEHPEFIAPATRRNEIVSYVKAGLKDLSISRTTFDWGVPVPGHPDHVMYVWVDALTNYITGVGFPDTESAAFRRFWPADVHIIGKDITRFHTVYWPAFLMSAGVELPKRVFVHGFLYNKGEKMSKSVGNVVDPLELVENYGLDAVRFFLLREISYGQDGSYSHEAIVGRINSDLANEFGNLVQRSTKLVARDCGGVVPTPGEFTADDRALLDLAGGLLERCRTEFDGQQMHLALEAIWLTLGETNRYFSAQAPWALAKSGTPEDLAREATVLYVTLEVLRIVAILVQPVMPGSAGRILDQLGQQNRVFADIATAIEPGVALPAPEPVFPKYLEPKD